GCCAAAGCGCTCGATCTTAAAATTCAGGTTGTTCCAGCGGTGTCCGCTGGGGCAGCATCGAACGTTCCCGAACATAGTACAGCTTCCTGATTTTATTGGTGCCGCTCTACTGCGCAGTAGGCTGATTGATGCTGGTGCGGTTGCCGGAGGCGGACCACGCGTCGAAGGGCGCGTTTCGCGCCTCAGTCGCGGTAGCCGCGCTTGCGCTTGCTTTGCTCAAGAACACCAAGGGCATCATGGGCCTGTCCGGCCGAGGTGAACCAATCAAGCTTCAGTTGACCGCTGGTCCCGATCCGGCCCCAGCGGCGCACAAGGCACCAGTCTCCGAACAGGCCGCCCTCGATACTGAGATGATAGAACCGCCACTTGTTGGTGTCCGGCTCGATGCGGCGTAGGAGCACTTCTGTCGGGAAAAGGTCAAACTGGCCCAACATCTTCAGACCCCCGGCAGTTGTCCGTCGAACAAGTCAAGCGTGTCGCCTACCACCATCGATGTGTTCCTGGGCTTGCCGATGGGCTCCATTCCCTCAAGAACGTCGATCGCTTCCTTCGGA
This genomic interval from Martelella sp. AD-3 contains the following:
- a CDS encoding WGR domain-containing protein, whose product is MLGQFDLFPTEVLLRRIEPDTNKWRFYHLSIEGGLFGDWCLVRRWGRIGTSGQLKLDWFTSAGQAHDALGVLEQSKRKRGYRD